In Dyadobacter subterraneus, a single genomic region encodes these proteins:
- a CDS encoding glycosyltransferase family 8 protein: MNRENTINIVMASDNHYAILLGALIKSIEVNHKTSEKINLYVIDDGISKDNQEKIRASASPEIVSIFWFKTSNVIPENIKIPVDKSAFPITTYLRLFAPYILPAGTERYIYLDVDMIVLSDISDLWKTDLNNNLIAAVQDLSETAGSPWGGIPNYKELGIAPEAKYFNAGMMIVDVVQWLKEDITNKVIQCLHDNLESVNFADQYGLNVILVNRWQALDPRWNSFSILDTKDPFLIHYLDIKPIFRSYKSIPRYQDEFYKYLRLTPWKNHKPIPDYVRMSRKAINKVRKIMSAYLK; the protein is encoded by the coding sequence ATGAATAGAGAGAATACTATAAACATTGTAATGGCTAGTGACAATCACTATGCGATATTACTCGGTGCACTGATTAAATCCATTGAAGTTAATCACAAGACAAGTGAGAAAATAAATTTGTATGTGATTGATGATGGCATTTCAAAAGATAATCAGGAAAAGATCCGTGCTTCTGCCAGCCCGGAAATTGTCAGCATTTTCTGGTTTAAAACCAGCAACGTAATTCCTGAGAATATTAAGATCCCGGTAGACAAATCGGCCTTCCCGATTACAACTTATTTAAGGCTCTTCGCACCATATATCTTACCGGCAGGAACCGAACGATACATTTATCTGGATGTGGATATGATTGTATTGTCCGATATATCGGATTTATGGAAAACTGATCTGAACAACAATCTGATTGCTGCGGTTCAGGATCTTTCCGAAACTGCCGGCAGTCCCTGGGGCGGAATTCCTAACTACAAAGAGCTGGGTATAGCGCCGGAAGCCAAATACTTCAACGCCGGTATGATGATTGTTGATGTTGTACAATGGCTTAAAGAGGATATTACTAATAAAGTAATTCAATGCCTGCACGACAATCTTGAATCTGTAAATTTTGCTGACCAGTATGGCCTCAACGTAATTCTGGTGAACAGGTGGCAGGCACTGGACCCAAGATGGAATTCCTTTTCCATCCTCGATACAAAAGATCCTTTTCTAATTCATTACCTGGATATAAAACCAATTTTCCGGTCTTACAAAAGCATCCCACGGTATCAGGACGAATTTTATAAATATCTGAGGCTGACGCCGTGGAAAAACCATAAGCCTATTCCGGATTACGTAAGAATGTCCCGCAAGGCCATCAACAAAGTAAGAAAAATCATGTCCGCCTATTTAAAATAA
- a CDS encoding glycosyltransferase family 2 protein: MSLFSLPAWSKSHLYPGKRFDDLTTAEIEDLRSRISSFSSDHADVSIVIPVWNEQDNVFRTLSSLSSNKTDYQVEIIVINNNSTDRTQEVIDKIGVINYLQPKQGTPFARQLGLEKAKGKYYLCADADTLYPPQWINQMVGPMATDSEVTGVYGRYSFIPPDGSSRLGLTFYELLTSIIIRVRQRKREYLNVYGFNMGFITSVGISTGGFNVIGDRQYAGVVGSDYANDAEDGRMARNLRTKGRLALVSHPKARVFTSSRRLMDDGSIWNAFINRAKLQLKIFREFM; this comes from the coding sequence ATGTCCCTTTTCAGTCTTCCTGCGTGGTCCAAGTCACACCTGTATCCAGGTAAAAGGTTCGATGATTTGACAACGGCTGAAATTGAAGATCTCAGAAGCAGGATTAGCTCTTTTAGCTCTGATCATGCAGATGTTTCAATCGTGATTCCTGTTTGGAATGAACAAGATAATGTTTTTCGTACTTTATCTTCGTTATCCTCAAATAAGACGGATTATCAGGTTGAAATTATAGTTATAAATAACAATTCCACAGACAGAACGCAGGAAGTAATCGATAAAATTGGAGTCATAAATTATCTTCAACCGAAACAAGGTACGCCTTTTGCGAGGCAGCTTGGACTGGAAAAGGCAAAAGGTAAATACTATCTCTGCGCTGACGCGGATACTTTATATCCTCCGCAATGGATTAATCAAATGGTAGGCCCCATGGCAACGGATTCTGAGGTAACTGGTGTTTATGGACGTTATTCCTTCATTCCCCCAGACGGAAGCAGCAGATTAGGTCTGACATTTTATGAACTACTGACCTCAATAATAATAAGAGTCCGGCAACGTAAAAGGGAATATTTAAATGTATATGGTTTTAACATGGGTTTTATCACCAGTGTTGGGATTAGTACCGGAGGGTTTAACGTAATCGGCGACCGGCAGTATGCAGGTGTTGTCGGAAGTGATTATGCTAACGATGCAGAAGACGGGCGCATGGCGAGAAATCTCCGGACAAAAGGAAGGTTGGCTCTTGTTTCACATCCCAAAGCACGTGTTTTTACTTCATCAAGGCGTCTAATGGATGACGGTAGTATATGGAATGCATTTATAAACCGGGCAAAATTGCAATTGAAAATTTTCCGTGAGTTTATGTAG
- a CDS encoding glycosyltransferase yields the protein MFNFPNVTLLITHYNRSSSLERLLASFEKLDCKFGDIVVSDDCSKPENLARVNQLRETYNFRLVTTPVNKGLGNNINKGQDAVNTEYTLYVQEDFVPQEIFPANLQKAVSFITERKDLDMVRFYAYFKYPYLKPYRDGFSEMIFKLSNPGYKKFYYYSDHPHLRRSNFFEKFGRYREGIRLEATEYQMMISFLKQKGKALFYEDYTALFEQKNSQEEPSTVRRNMWRENENKVMVFLRYLYRNVKFNYNYLR from the coding sequence ATGTTCAATTTTCCGAACGTTACACTTCTTATTACTCATTACAACAGGAGCAGCTCTCTCGAAAGATTATTGGCTTCATTCGAAAAACTTGATTGTAAATTTGGTGATATAGTTGTTTCTGATGACTGCAGCAAACCGGAAAATCTGGCGCGGGTCAATCAGTTAAGGGAAACTTATAACTTCCGTTTGGTTACAACACCAGTTAATAAGGGACTTGGTAACAATATTAATAAAGGCCAGGACGCGGTTAATACCGAATATACGTTATACGTACAGGAAGATTTTGTGCCTCAGGAAATTTTCCCGGCAAATTTACAAAAAGCAGTATCCTTTATCACGGAAAGAAAAGACCTGGATATGGTCAGATTCTATGCGTATTTCAAATATCCCTATTTGAAGCCATACCGGGATGGATTTTCGGAAATGATATTTAAACTTTCCAATCCTGGTTATAAGAAATTTTATTATTACAGCGACCACCCTCACCTGCGAAGAAGTAATTTCTTTGAAAAATTCGGCAGATATAGAGAAGGAATAAGACTGGAAGCTACTGAGTATCAAATGATGATTTCCTTTCTTAAACAAAAAGGCAAGGCGTTGTTTTACGAAGATTACACCGCTTTGTTTGAACAAAAAAATTCTCAGGAAGAACCCAGTACGGTTCGGAGGAATATGTGGCGTGAAAATGAAAATAAGGTAATGGTCTTTTTAAGATATCTATACCGTAATGTGAAATTCAACTATAATTATCTGAGATAG